The window cacagccactcctacgcctattataatTCCATCTACCCCTAAGATGTTTTATAGGAAAATTAAGTCTTTCACTGCCGTAATCAGATATACATCCACTCAAGATTTTATTCCTCTTGACTGCAGAAAACAGTTTTATATCGTAATCTACCTTTTGTTAAGCAATGTCacgtttgaaataattttctgttgagatacatCAAGTTTACTAAGGCAACGTGACTtgtagaaaataccaattctattctttggtagatatttaacatcattactggaataataatgaaatttaattcaGTACCCAAAGGGTAAATGAAtcgttctcttttttattttatttttttctctcctttctttcaagTTATCGAACAGTGTGATGACGTCAACAAAATAATTGGATTAAGCACGTTTGATGACGAAGGAAGCCCTTACTACGATGTGTTCGGCGCCGAATGGAGAACCGTATGTGGAAAACAGGCTGGAAGTGTAGTAGGTAACGGGACCAGGCGAAACCCTTATAAAATTTGGGTCAATATATACAAAGGGCCGGCCTTTCAGGAACCTCAATGCGGTGTTAAGGTAATGTCTGGCGGGTccatatttctttgtttgtttgtttggacgAGTTCATTCTTTATTTTGAATCAGTGAAGGGCGTTGCGTGGGTTGGGTATCTTTTAGTCAAAGGGGGGGGTGAAAGTTTTATGTGGCCCTTAAAACTGGTGTGAAATGGGGGAGGAAAGTATCTTCAAGCCATGGACCTAGCCCGAAAattgcatcaccatcatcaccatcatcactaccaccaccatcatcatcatcgttgtcatcaacatcaccaccatcacatcgtcgtcgtcgtcatcatcatcaccatcaccaccatcatcatcatcatcatcatcatcatcatcatcaccatcatcatcatcaccatcatcatcatcaccatcatcatatcatcatcatcatcatcatcaccaccatcatcatcaccacaatcatcatcatcgtcgttgtcgtcatcatcatcatcatcgtcgttgtcgtcatcgtcatcgtcatcgtcatcatcatcaccatcatcatcatcatcatcatcatcaccatcaccatcaccatcatcatcatcatcatcaccatcatcatcatcaccatcaccatcatcatcatcatcatcaccatcatcatcatcatcatcaccatcatcatcaccaccatcatcatcaccatcatcatcatcatcatcatcatcatcatcatcaccatcatcatcatcatcatcatcatcatcaccatcaccatcatcatcatcatcatcaccatcatcatcatcatcatcatcatcatcatcatcatcatcaccatcaccatcatcatcatcatcatcaccatcatcatcatcagcattatcatcatcaccaccaccatcatcatcatcatcatcaccatcatcatcaccaccatcatcatcaccaccatcatcatcatcgtcgtcgtcgccgtcttCATCATCAACGCCTGGACATTACTTCTGCAGTCCCATGACACATAAAGACCGGTTACCCGGTTTCCACCTCGCGTAAATGACCGACATTATAACATCACCCACCGCCATCCTTACCCGAACAGGACACCAGTCTCTGTCACAGggtttactcatttacagctgagtggactggggcaacgtgaaacgaagtgttttgctgaaggacATAATTCTCCGTCCGGTCCcggaattgaaaccgcgaccttGCGATCGAAACGTGAATACAATACTCTAACCACCCACGCCACGCGCTTTCACAATATTTGTCCGGGAATTAACACTGGTAaatgtccccccaccccacccccaccccgggTGCCTGATGGCTGGTGTTAAATCTGGCTACAAATTATGTCCAATCACCCGTAGAGGCCATggcgggatttaaactcagaagtcAAAGAGTCGAGATAGACCTCGGCGCTGGCAaaggttgtgcgtgtgtgtgtgtgtatacgtgtgtttgtatacgtgtgcgtgtgcgtacgtgtgtgtgtctgtgtgtgtatgcgtgtaaacgTAGATTGTTTAATGtcgaagtatatatacatatatattacatatatatatatatatttgtacatatatatatatttttatatatatatatatatatatatacacacatatacatatatatacatatatatatataatatatagtatatatatatatatgcgtgattgcatgtatatgtgaccacatggttctgggttcaatcccactgtgtggcacctttggcaagtgtcttctactatagccccgcaAGTGTATATGTctcttttggaaaaaaaaaacgacgtgTGTCTTATAACTTAGCAGACCGACAAACCGAtttcaatagaataagaaccaaacTTGAAACCAAGTCCTGGCGTTGATGCTATCGAtcgactaaaacaaaacaaaaaacaaaaataaaatcttcaaagcgttgctccagcatagccgcattcCACCCACAGACAGGAGCAAGCGGATACGTTGTATTTTCCTGGAAGAGTTATTTTCCTTAATCCTCTTGAACATTCCTTTTTACCACTCAGCGTAGGTGTTTGTTTTAATTTCCCATTCCATTTGTATATTCTACGTTAGtgacccccacctctctctcttaacCAAACTACGTGATCTGGTGTCAAATCCTAGTTTTAATCTAAATGAAAGAAGCAGAAGACACAAAGGAGGAAATTGCTTCCCTTATACATCAATGGCTATTCAGCTGTTGTGGTCTTTAATTTCCTTTTCCTTCATCACGTAAAGCTTTCCGTATTCTCCGTTCGTACTCAACGTTGTGTTTTTCTCAACAACTGGTTGTTTGCAAAAGTTATTTTAACCTAacctttaaggcggcgagatggcagacacgttagcacgtcgggcgaaatgcttagcggtatttcgtctgccgttacgttgtgagttcaaattccgccgaggttgactttgcctttcatcctttcggggtcgattaaattaagtaccagttacacactggagtcgatgtaatcgacttaatccattcgtcagtccttgtttgtcccctttgtgtttagccccttgtgggtagtaaagaaataggtatttcgtctgccgttacgttctgagttcaaattccgccgaggtcgactttacctttcatcctttcggggtcgattaaataagtaccagttacgcactggggtcgatgtaatcgacttaatccattcgtctgtccttgtttgtcccctctttgtttagctccttgtgggtagtaaagaaatcggtatttcgtctgccgttacgttcagagttcaaattccaccgaggttgacattacctttcatcctttcggggtcgattaaataagtaccagttatgcactagagccgatataattgacttaatccgtttgtctgtccttgtttgtcctctctgtgtttagccccttgtggatagtaaagaaataggtatttcgtctgccgttacgttctgagttcaaattccgccgaggtcgactttacctttcatccttcggggtcgattaaataagtaccagttacacactgtggtcgatgtaatcgacttaatccgttgtctgtccttgtttgtcctctctgtgtttagccccttgtggttagtaaggataggtatttcgtctgccgttacgttcctgatttcaaattccgccgaggtcgactttaccttcatcctttcggagtcgattaaataagtaccagttacgcactggggccgatataatcgacttaatccgtttgtctgtccttgtttgttcctctctgtgtttagccccttgtgggtagtaaagaaataggtatttcatctgccattacattctgagttcaaattccgccgaggtcggttaTTATTTAAGGCTGTTTTGTAAGGTCTTCCTTACTTTTGTTGCAAAATATGCAGCAGTCGTCcaggaattttctgcgacagtaCAGACACACTCCAAGGTGCCTAGAAGAGAGACTGAACCGGAAACCGCTTTTGTTGCGCAGCTGTTAACTTGCCAGCAACAcctgttttcttttaaatctctTAAGATTCTTCCGTCCAGGAATTCTTCAAAATGGTAAATagaatctttatattttatttttatgttttggaatATTTAGAGAATTGGTATAAACGTGTTCGAGTTGAGTGTGAAGTTTATCAAAACCTGCGAGAGACCATCAATTAGTGACAACCTCTATAGAGTTGTTTGTCAGTTAAACAACGTTCCGAAGACACACACAATTAACCGGATTCGGCCCCCAAACCaggtaaacacacaaaaaaaacataatttcttCGACGCTTTGCTCTTAAAGAGAatcgtgattgttgttgttgttattgctgttgctgttgagcgtagcggttttcgtcccagagtgggagaagtccgaaacgtggtcctttgctattcgtaagacccgcagaagagaaagcaggtcaacctcccCCCCttccccccgacaccgagagccttcgacggatggatgaatgcgcatccaggctcagcggttgcgtaggaagtcgggggacaagaaacaggaagaaagagtgagagaaagttggagcaaaagagtacaacagggcgtcgccatcaccccctgccggagcctcgtggagctttaggtgttttcgctcaataaacacacacaacgtccggtctgggaatcgaaaccgtgatccaccgaccgcgagtccgctgccctaaccactgggccattgcgactccttgttgttgctgctgttctttcttcttccaatcaggacccacgcaattagccacaaagaataatctctaattcgagcctactcccagctactaagaatgcgtgtggcaacttgaagatccacccaccacacgcgatagactggcggttgcacgggagCGAAATTTACGTtgctatcctcattccgtaaacggttacttttaacgggtggagagctgaaccatcctgggtacagaggattcgcaatctagactagagtctgaaagtttaccacaccattgCGGGTTACACCACGGTccctctgctttgtggaagaagtaggaagaaagagtgaaagagtggtgaaagagtacagcgggtttCACCCcctcccgccggagcctcgttgagcttaggtgttttagctcaataaacactcacaataccctgtctgggaatcgaaaccgcgttcttacgaccgcgagtccgctgccctaaccactgggccattgcgcctccacttgttgtttttgttgtattgggttgttattgttttgctcCAGTTGTGCCTTCATGTTTCAGTTCACCTGTGACAACTCACACCTATTTGTATATAAGGGCCTTGAGTGACTAAAAGCACAAGATCCTTCACAGAACGGGTCGCCAGTTGGTTGCAGAGTAAATTCCCCCAGATGGGGCTGCCACGCGTTTTCTGAGTAAACCGAAGCAACGTAAATTGAtgtaccttgctcaaggacacaaatcCTCAACCGGTCTAGGAATAGAACCCACGGTCCAGCAATGGCGAGTGCCACACTCGAACCAATAGATTATCCGTCTTCACGGTCACCGAACCCATTTTATGGAATTCACTTTGCAACAAGCATTCAAACCAGCTCTCTAGATTGGCAAAAACTTTCTCCCTCACCCTcactccttcagccatttgtctttACCAATCttaaaatcctagctgtccccagcagagcagttttaggggcttgctctgctctcagccaattccaatttctttgacatatttctctTATTATTAAAACAGGCTAATAGCGTTACTCATCTTCATTTGTCTAAGCCATAACAAAACAGATTTCCTCTCTCCCTGATGAACCCCGTTATCCAGAAACAGTCATTAAAGTGATGCCATGTTATTTGTCACCTGATAGGTTATTGCTAACGCCAGTCATGTGTGTCGGCCACCATCTACTCTAGAGTTCCACTATAGCCAGCAGTTCTTCATGCCATTCGACATCTACGCCATAGAAGCCCGCAAAATGTGTTCCAAGTGCTCAGGATCGGGTCGAGGACGAGGATCCTATGATGACCCTTATATTTTAACTGTAGATTTCAGTGACCCCAGACAGTGGTATGGTTGCCAAGGAACTGTAAGTATTACTTTCTTATCCTTTTCCTTCTACTTTTCCTACATCTTATTTACTTCTTCTAtggctattttttatttttacatccaCCTTCTACACCTCCTTTTCCTTATTACTTAATCCTCAGATGACCTTAAAACCGCTTGTCTCATTCTTACTGATTTGACACAGATTcattcttattcctggtaggatatTTATGGGTAGGGGATTTCTACctataaccttaggtatccaaACAAGCAGTAAATAGACGTTTAAGCGCTCAGAACCCTCttgataatctttcctgtccctaagacgcaaactttctgtagaaactTTACaaggcattctattccaatctccgtCAACCATTTGCCTATACCTTTGCGTACAGttcccaattattattattattattattattattattattattattattattactattattattattgttgttacttttattattattttattatttttaaaagaattgacgtaactcttcgcaaaggtaaacagtcaagacaaAGAGCGTGATTCCATTTTAATAGatgttttattggttgaacgatatttcgacagtaaTTCTGCGCTTCTCAAATCCAAAACAAGAGGTGATAACAATTTTTAATTGttaacacctcttattttgaaTTTGAGAAACACAGAATTACTGTCGAAATACCGTTCAGCTAACAAAACATCCATTACAATAGAATCGCGATCTTTGCTTtgactattattagtattattattattgagtgagagagcagtgcatgccatcaaagtgacactggggttaaaatatacaaagcccagtatacccatcatgactacccgtctgataagggtacaccaggcacatgcatcacaaccatatgtgcgcgacatggtgatctcataacaagataaacagcgcatgaccttagaattttcttttggttgggtaacccatcccactcaaaaggtccctgaataagggttgtttaagaatgctgaatgaaccacccatgttcccaaaggtgaattattcaaaccccaaagaatttcatctcaacacatggctatgatactccccaactacttctgatcatgatcagagatgcacatatcgtcatccactaagggacatgctcaactggttatggtcaaacaactgacaagcaaatctgtggtattgagcagaatatttgctatagcccgtcttttataccaagacaaaacaatgtacatgataacacttccaatcagttccaatcatcattattattattactattattattcagtagtcttatttttaccACGTGCTTTCCCTGTACTACTGAGCGCCGCTGTGTATGccttggtgatctcataacaagataaacagcgcatgaccttgcgggtggggcccagttagaattttcttctggttgggtaacccatcccactcaaaaggtccctgattaagggttgtttaaggatgttgaatgaaacacctatgtttccagagatgaatcattcaaaccccagagaatccctctcaacacatggctatgatgctcccccactacttctgctcgtgatcagagatgcacatatcgtcagccactaagggacatgctcaactggttaaggtcaaacaactgacaagcaaatctgtggtattgagcagaatatttgctgtagcccatcttttataccaaaacaaaacaacgtacatgataacacttccaatcagtttattattattattattattattattgaaggcggtgagctggcagaatcgttagcacgccgggcgaaatgcctaccggtaattcgtctgccgctacgttgtgagttcaaattccgccgaggtcgactttgcctttcatcctttcggggtcgattaaataagcaccagttacgcactgggggtcgatgtaatcgacttaatccgtttgtctgtccttgtttgtccactcagtgtttagcctcttgtgggtagtaaagaaataggaattttgtctgccgttacgtactgagttcaaatttcgccaaggtcgactttgtctttcatcctttcggagtcgataaattaagtaccagtcaaatactgggtcgatgagatcgactgtccccctcctgACACAATCCAGAcatcgtgcctatagtagaaaggattattattatcattattattattattattattattaatattactattattattattattattaatattattattatataattaatattattattattattattattattattattattattattattattactattattattattattaatattattattattattattattaatattattattaatataattaatattattattattattattattattattattattattattattattattattattatcattatcattattaatgcagtatatggggatcggacaataagcgtaagccagtattATCAACGatgattccagaaattccgagccgaaaCCTATAGCCTCGAAGACGGGCTTCGTCCTGAAGGATCTGTAgtgctcgacgaggacgtcctgcaaaccctgacaG is drawn from Octopus sinensis unplaced genomic scaffold, ASM634580v1 Contig19147, whole genome shotgun sequence and contains these coding sequences:
- the LOC118762005 gene encoding uncharacterized protein LOC118762005, with translation KTMLRFFSAQLPSRLSVVVVVFMLFRIQMMDSRLQFIEQCDDVNKIIGLSTFDDEGSPYYDVFGAEWRTVCGKQAGSVVGNGTRRNPYKIWVNIYKGPAFQEPQCGVKRIGINVFELSVKFIKTCERPSISDNLYRVVCQLNNVPKTHTINRIRPPNQVIANASHVCRPPSTLEFHYSQQFFMPFDIYAIEARKMCSKCSGSGRGRGSYDDPYILTVDFSDPRQWYGCQGTQLEANIYNLKILVQQAEFIVQNSDILYNIVCDFNRNKFRSTNVTSGLTVGG